CAAACCGCGTGGCATGAGCCTATCCATAATTTGGGTGGTGCGCCGGGAGCGTGGTTTGCCGATACGCTGTTCTTCATTTTTGGCGTAATGGCCTACACCATTCCGGTGATCATCATCGGTGGCTGCTGGTTTACCTGGCGCCAGCGCGACAGTGAAGAGTTCATCGATTATTTTGCCGTTTCGCTGCGCCTTATCGGCGTACTTGCGATGGTGCTGACCTCTTGTGGTCTGGCTGCCATCAATGCGGACGATATCTGGTACTTCGCCTCGGGCGGCGTGCTGGGCAGTTTGCTTAGCACAGCTATGATGCCGCTGTTGAACAGCAGCGGCGGCACAATTGCGCTGCTTTGCGTTTGGGCCGCTGGTCTTACGCTGTTCACCGGCTGGTCGTGGGTCAGCATCGCCGAGAAACTCGGTAGCGCAGTGCTTACCGTGCTGACGTTTGCCAGCAACCGCACCCGTCGGGATAACACCTGGCAGGATGAGGACGAATACGAAGAAGAGCATGATGAAGACGACGCGCCGCAGGCTTCCGCTGAGAAACGCGAATCTCGCCGGGCGCGCATTTTACGTGGGGCGCTTGCGCGTAAGCAGCGCTTGTCGCAGAAGTTTGCTAATCCTAACGGCCGTAAAACGGATGCTGCGCTGTTCTCCGGCAAACGTATGGATGACGCTGAAGACGACGTCTTGTTCAGCGCTCGTGGCGTAGAGGCCGATCCGAACGATGTGCTGTTCTCCGGGCATAAAGCGACTTTGCCGGAAGACCAGGAATACGATCCGCTGTTCAGTGGGCATTCTGCCGTTGAACCGATTGCTGCGGCAGCCGCGGCAACAACGGCTAACCAGTCCTGGGCTGCGCCGGTACCGCCGGTTGCACCCATGCCGCCAGTCTCCACACCGGCACCAGCCGTTGACGCTGAGCCTTCTGCCCCTGCGATTGCCTGGGAACCTGCTCCAACAACGGTCACGCCAGACCCGGTTATTGCGCCTGCCCCGGATCATTACACTTCTCCGCACCCGGCAAGAGCACAACAACAGGTTACGCCTGAAACGCATCAAAGCTGGTCTGAACCCGTTGTGCCTGTGGCCCAGCCAGTGGTTGAACCACAGCCTGCGCCTGAGCCGGTAGAAGAGGTGAAATACGTTCGTCCGCCGATGTACCACTTTGAAGAAGTGGAAGAGAAGCGAGCCCGGGAACGTGAACAGCTTGCGGCGTGGTACCAGCCTGTTAATGAGCCGAAGCCGGATCCTTACAGCTATGCGCCAGTAAAACCTGCTACGCCTGAACCGGCTCAACCTTCTATGCCGGCATCTGCGCCAGTTTCCGCGCCGTTATCTGCCGCAGAAATGCCGGTGCCGGATGTAACGCAGACGACATCAGGCGTTCAGCAGGCGGCAAAAGCTGCGGCTACCGCGGCAGCGTTTTCACCGGTGTTTAGTATCGCCAGCGATGCGCCGCGTTCTCAGGTAAAAGAAGGTATTGGCCCTCAACTTCCGCGTCCGAACCGGGTACGCGTTCCGACTCGCCGTGAACTGGCGTCCTACGGCATAAAGCTGCCTTCCCAGCGAATGGCAGAAGAGCAGGCCAGGCTCGCCGAGAGTCAGCAGTCTGAAGACGATTACGGCGATGAAAGCGATGCGCTGCAGCAGCATGAGCTGGCCCGTCAGTTTGCTGCCCAGCAACAGCAGCGCTATGGCGAAGAGTACGCAGATGAGAGCTGGTCTGAAGCCGATCAGGCCGAAGCAGAAGAAGCTGAACTTGCGCGTCAGTTTGCCGCTCAGCAACAACAGCGTTACGGCGAGCCGCAGCCGCAGAGCAATGCGCCGTTCTCACTGGATGATTTTGATTTCCAGTCATCGCTGAAAGAACTGGTGGATGATACGCCGAGTGAGCCGCTGTTTACGCCGAGCTTTGAACCTGTTCCGCCGCCGGCTCAGCACAGTCAACCCGCCGTACAGCCTTCTCAATATGCACAGGCGGCTCAGCATCAGCCCGCTGCGCCTGAGCCGAAAGAGAGCCTGATCCACCCGTTCCTGATGCGTAACGGCGATGACCGCCCGCTTCAGAAACCTACCACGCCGCTGCCATCGCTGGATCTGCTGACTTCTCCTCCAACCGAGGTTGAACCGGTAGATACCTTCGCGATGGAGCAGATGGCGCGTCTGGTGGAAGCACGTCTGGCGGATTACCGCATTAAAGCTGATGTAGTGGATTATTCTCCGGGCCCGGTCATTACTCGCTTCGAGCTGGATTTGGCTCCGGGCGTGAAGGCTGCCCGCATTTCTAACCTTTCCCGTGACCTGGCGCGTTCTTTGTCGACCGTTGCGGTGCGTGTGGTGGAGGTTATTCCGGGTAAACCTTACGTCGGTCTTGAACTGCCGAATAAAAAGCGTCAGACCGTTTATCTCCGCGAAGTACTCGACTGCGCTAAATTCCGCGACAACAGCTCTCCGTTGACCGTGGTTCTGGGTAAAGACATCGGCGGTGAGCCGGTGGTCGCAGACCTGGCGAAAATGCCTCACCTGCTGGTAGCCGGTACAACCGGTTCCGGTAAGTCGGTCGGCGTGAACGCCATGATCATCAGTATGCTGTATAAAGCAACGCCGGAAGACGTTCGCTTCATCATGATCGACCCGAAAATGCTTGAACTGTCGGTGTATGAAGGCATCCCACATCTGTTGACCGAGGTGGTTACGGATATGAAAGATGCCGCGAATGCGCTGCGCTGGAGCGTGAACGAGATGGAGCGCCGCTACAAGCTGATGTCCGCTCTTGGGGTGCGCAATCTGGCGGGCTACAACGAGCGTGTGCTGGAAGCTGAGCGTATGGGCCGCCCGATTCCTGACCCGTTCTGGAAACCTGGCGACAGCATGGATGCGACCCATCCGATGCTGGAGAAACTGCCGTACATCGTGGTGCTGGTTGACGAGTTTGCCGACCTGATGATGACGGTAGGCAAAAAGGTTGAAGAGCTGATTGCCCGCCTGGCGCAGAAAGCGCGTGCGGCTGGTATTCACCTTGTGCTGGCAACCCAGCGTCCTTCGGTGGACGTTATTACCGGGCTTATCAAAGCTAACATCCCGACCCGTATTGCATTTACGGTCTCGAGTAAAATCGACTCACGTACCATCCTTGACCAGGGCGGCGCTGAATCACTTCTCGGCATGGGGGATATGCTTTATTCTGCGCCAAACTCCACGACGCCAATTCGCGTGCACGGCGCCTTTGTCCGCGACGAAGAAGTTCACGCGGTAGTTCAGGACTGGAAAGCGCGTGGTCGTCCGCAATACATTACCGGTATTACCGATGATGAAGGCAGCGGGGATGGTAATGGCGGCGGCATGGATGGTGACGAAGAGCTGGATCCGCTGTTCGATCAGGCTGTCGCTTTCGTGGTTGAGAAACGCAAAGCATCCATCTCCGGCGTACAGCGCCAGTTCCGCATCGGCTACAACCGCGCGGCAAGAATTGTTGAGCAGATGGAAGCGCAAGGGATCGTGAGCCCGCAGGGGCATAACGGTAACCGAGAGGTGCTGGCCCCGCCTCAGTTTGAGTAATCCGTCTGAGCATCAGCCCGCTGAGTAAAAAAGAGCCGCTTCTGCGGCTCTTTTTGCAAAGATGGGTAAATTACCGGAAAATCAGCTTATTCTTCTGTTGCGGTAGCTAAAGACTTCACTAGAGTGAGCAACAGAAGCGCCATCGTCAGGTGGTCAATGAATCCAGAGGGAAAATAATGAAAAAAATCGTAATGACCTGCGCGCTGTTAGCTGGCATGACCGCAACCGGAGCCTGGGCTGACGCAGCCGGAGATTTGCAGGGCCGTCTTGATAAAGTCGGGAGTTTCCACGCCAGCTTCACCCAGAAAGTGACCGATGGCAGCGGCGCTGCCGTGCAGGAAGGTCAGGGCGACCTGTGGGTTAAGCGTCCCAACCTGTTCAACTGGCACATGACCCAGCCTGATGAAAGCATCCTCGTGTCCGACGGGAAAACGCTGTGGTTCTACAACCCGTTTGTTGAGCAGGTTACGGCCACCTGGCTAAAAGATGCCACCAGCAATACGCCATTTATGCTGATTGCCCGCAACCAGTCCAGCGACTGGAAGCAGTACAACATCAAGCAAAACGGCGATGATTTTGTACTGACGCCAAAAAGCAGCTCGGGTAACCTGAAGCAGTTCACCATCAACGTGGGCCGTGACGGCACTATCCATCAGTTCAGCGCGGTGGAGCAGGACGACCAGCGCAGCAGCTATACTTTGAAAGCTCAGCAAAACGGCGCGGTGGATGCCGGAAAGTTTACTTTCACCCCGCCAAAAGGCGTCACGGTGGACGATCAACGTAAGTAGAGGCTTGAGTGAGCAACCTGTCGCTCGATTTTTCAGATAATACCTTCCAGCCGCTGGCCGCGCGTATGCGGCCAGAAAACCTGGCGCAGTACATCGGCCAGCAGCATCTGCTGGCCGCGGGAAAACCGCTGCCCAGAGCCATTGAAGCAGGTCATCTGCACTCCATGATCCTGTGGGGGCCGCCGGGCACCGGGAAAACGACCCTCGCCGAGGTGATTGCTCGCTATGCCAGCGCGGACGTCGAACGTATTTCTGCGGTAACCTCCGGCGTGAAAGAGATCCGCGAAGCCATTGAGCGCGCGCGGCAAAATCGCAATGCCGGGCGTCGCACTATTCTGTTTGTGGACGAAGTTCATCGCTTCAACAAAAGCCAGCAGGATGCCTTCCTGCCGCATATTGAAGACGGCACCATTACTTTTATTGGGGCGACAACCGAAAACCCTTCTTTTGAGCTGAACTCGGCGCTGCTTTCCCGGGCCCGCGTTTATCTGCTGAAATCACTGACCGTGGCGGACATCGAACAGGTACTCGATCAGGCGATGAGCGATAAAGAAAGGGGCTACGGCGGGCAAAATATCGTGCTGCCGGATGAAACGCGTAAAGCCATTGCCGAGTTGGTGAATGGCGATGCGCGCCGGGCGCTGAATACGCTGGAAATGATGGCCGACATGGCTGAAAGTGACGCCAGCGGCAACCGGATTTTGCAAACCCAACTGCTGACGGAGATTGCCGGCGAACGTAGTGCTCGTTTCGATAATAAGGGCGATCGTTTTTACGATCTGATTTCAGCGGTGCATAAATCAATCCGCGGTTCTGCCCCGGATGCGGCCCTGTACTGGTATGCACGCATTATCAGCGCAGGGGGCGATCCGCTGTATGTCGCGAGGCGTTTACTCGCGATTGCATCTGAAGACGTTGGCAATGCCGATCCCAGAGGGATGCAAGTAGCCATTGCTGCCTGGGATTGTTTCACCCGGGTAGGGCCAGCGGAAGGGGAGAGAGCCATTGCTCAGGCAATCGTCTATCTGGCCTGCGCCCCGAAAAGTAATGCCGTTTACACCGCATTCAAAGCCGCAATGGCGGATGCGCGTGAGCGCCCCGATTATGACGTTCCCGTTCATCTGCGCAACGCCCCAACGAAGCTGATGAAAGAAATGGGCTATGGCCAGGAATACCGTTACGCTCACGACGAACCCAACGCCTATGCCGCCGGGGAAGAGTACTTTCCGCCTGAAATGGCGCAAACACGCTACTATCAGCCGACCAGCAGAGGCCTGGAAGGTAAGATTGGCGAAAAGCTAACCTGGCTCACCGAGCAGGATCAGAAAAGCCCCACAAAACGCTACCGCTAATGCAGGCGTTGCGGTAAGGTTAGCAAGACTATCAAAGCGGCCGCAGGCTGTGGCCGCACTCCTATAAATTCAATTCGATAAGCACAGGATAAGCATGCTCGATCCCAATCTGCTGCGTACAGAGCCAGACGCAGTCGCTGAAAAACTGGCACGCCGGGGCTTTAAGCTGGATGTAGACACGCTGCGCTCTCTGGAAGAGCGTCGTAAAGTACTGCAGGTCAAAACGGAAAATCTGCAGGCTGAACGTAACTCGCGATCGAAATCCATCGGCCAGGCGAAAGCGCGCGGAGAAGACATTGAGCCGCTGCGCCTGCAGGTTAACCAGCTGGGCGAAGAGCTGGATGCAGCGAAAAACGAGCTTGATTCTCTGCTGGCAGAAATTCGCGATATCTCGCTGACCCTGCCAAACATTCCTGATGATTGCGTGCCGTTGGGCAAAGACGACAGCGAAAACGTCGAAGTCAGCCGCTGGGGCGAGCCGCGTAAATTTGATTTCGAAGTGCGCGATCACGTCACCCTGGGCGAACTGGCCAAAGGCCTGGACTTCGCTGCGGCGGTGAAACTCACCGGTTCCCGCTTCGTGGTAATGCAGGGGCAGGTAGCGCGTATGCACCGCGCACTGAGCCAGTTTATGCTGGATCTGCACACCGAGCAGCACGGTTACATGGAAAACTATGTCCCGTATCTGGTTAACCAGGACACGCTTTACGGTACCGGCCAGTTGCCTAAATTCGGCGGTGACCTGTTCCACACCCGTCCGCTGGAAGAAGAAGCGGACAGCAGCAACTATGCGCTGATCCCTACCGCAGAAGTGCCGTTAACCAACCTGGTTCGCGACGAGATCATCGACGAAGATTCCCTGCCGTTGAAGCTGACTGCACACACGCCGTGCTTCCGCTCTGAAGCTGGCTCCTATGGCCGTGATACTCGCGGGCTGATTCGTATGCACCAGTTCGACAAAGTTGAGATGGTGCAGATCGTTCGCCCGGAAGACTCTATGGACGCGCTGGAAGAGATGACCGGCCATGCGGAGAAGGTTCTGCAATTGCTGGGTCTGCCATATCGTAAAGTGCTGCTTTGCAGCGGTGACATCGGTTTCGGTGCACGCAAAACTTACGATCTGGAAGTCTGGCTGCCGGCCCAGGACACCTACCGTGAGATCTCATCCTGCTCCAACTGCTGGGACTTCCAGGCGCGTCGCCTGCAGGCCCGCTGCCGCAGTAAAGCAGACAAGAAAACTCGCCTGGTGCACACCCTGAACGGTTCTGGTCTGGCTGTGGGTCGTACTCTGGTCGCCGTTCTGGAAAACTACCAGCAGGCCGATGGCCGCATTCAGGTGCCAGAAGTGCTGCGCCCTTACATGAACGGCCTGGAATACATCGGGTAATCCACCGTTTATGAACGATTGAAAAGCGCCTCAGGGCGCTTTTTTTATGTCGTAAGTCAAAGGCTTTACGCCAATACAGCCTTTCTTGATACCAGACAATAACCCCTACTCCCAAAGAAGTATTATTGCTCACCGGAAAGCGGGTGATGATTGTTCAATTAAAACTTTAACCTAATCATCATTTGACGGCCGTGCTTCACAAGGCGTGACGCGGCCAGGTCAATCCTTCAATAAAAACAAACCGGACACCCCTTTCATCCTTTAGCTGCGCAACGGAATGTGGGCTCTCAACCCGCGTGACCGCTGTCGGCTTATTTCAACTGTGAGCAAAACAAGTAGGTCACTATGACTGATAAAACCCCTAACGCGATCCTCGCGGCAGAGGTCAGCCGTCGTAAGCTGGTCCAGACCACGGCAATCGGTGGTTTAGCTGCTGCAACTAGCGCCTTCTCGCTTCCCTTTTCCAGGCTCGCTTTTGCCGATCACGCCGTTAACCCCGGCGGCAGTGAAAAAGTGGTCTGGAGCGCCTGTACGGTAAACTGCGGCAGCCGCTGCCCGTTGCGGATGCATGTGGTGGACGGTGAAATCAAATACGTTGAAACCGACAATACCGGCGATGACGATTATGAAGGTTTACACCAGGTTCGGGCCTGCCTGCGTGGGCGTTCAATGCGTCGACGCGTCTATAATGCCGACCGCCTCAAATACCCGATGAAGCGCGTTGGCGCGCGCGGTGAAGGGAAGTTTGAGCGCATCAGCTGGGATGAGGCGTTCAACACCATTGCCAATAGCATGCAGGGCATCATTAAAGAGTACGGTAACGAGGCTATTTATCTAAATTACGGCACCGGTACGCTGGGCGGCACCATGACACGTTCCTGGCCGCCGGGTTCCACGCTGATTGCCCGCCTGATGAATTGCTGCGGTGGTTACCTGAATCATTACGGGGACTATTCCACCGCACAGATTGCCGCCGGCCTGAATTATACCTACGGCGGCTGGGCGGACGGTAACAGCCCGTCTGATATTGAAAACAGCAAGCTGGTCGTGCTGTTTGGTAATAATCCGGGGGAAACGAGGATGAGCGGCGGCGGGGTGACTTATTACCTCGAGCAGGCGCGTCAAAAGTCCAATGCCCGAATGATTATCATCGACCCACGCTATACCGATACAGGTGCAGGCCGGGAAGACGAATGGATCCCTATCCGTCCGGGCACGGATGGTGCGCTGATCTCCGCGCTGGCGTGGGTGATGATCGACGAAAACCTCGTGGATCAAGCTTTTCTGGACAAATATTGCGTTGGCTATGATGAAAAAACGCTCCCGGCGGGCGCGCCGCGCAATGGCCACTATAAAGCTTATATTCTCGGCCAGGGGGCGGATAGCATAGCCAAAACCCCTGAATGGGCTTCGAAGATAACCGGTATTCCGGTTGATCGTATTATCAAGCTCGCCCGGGAGATTGGCAGCGCTAAACCGGCCTTTATCAGCCAGGGCTGGGGACCTCAGCGCCATTCCAACGGGGAACTGGTTTCCCGCGCTATTGCCATGCTTTCCATTCTGACCGGTAATGTCGGTATTCACGGTGGTAACAGCGGGGCGCGCGAAGGCTCTTATAGCCTGCCGTTTGTGCGGATGCCTACGCTGGAAAATCCGGTTCAAACCAGTATCTCCATGTTTATGTGGACCGATGCCATTGAGCGCGGCGCAGAGATGACCGCTACTCGCGACGGCGTCCGTGGCAAAGAGAAGCTGGATGTGCCGATTAAAATGGTCTGGAACTATGCCGGTAATTGTCTGATCAATCAGCATTCCCAGATCAACCGCACGCACGACATTCTGCAGGATGATAAAAAATGCGAAATGATCGTGGTGATCGACAACCACATGACTTCCTCGGCGAAATACGCCGATATTCTTCTGCCGGATTGCACGGCTTCTGAGCAGATGGATTTCTGCCTGGATGCGTCCTGCGGCAACATGTCCTATGTGATTTTTGCCGGGCAGGCCATCAAGCCGCGTTTTGAATGCAAAACTATCTATGAAATGACCACCGAACTGGCGAAGCGCATGGGCGTGGAGCAGCGCTTTACGGAAGGGCGGACACAAGAGGGCTGGATGCGTCACCTCTACGCCCAATCGCAGGAAGCGATCCCTGAACTGCCGAGCTTTGATGAGTTCCGCCAGTTGGGGATGTTTAAAAAACGTGACCCTGAAGGGCATCACGTCGCCTACAAAGCCTTCCGTGAAGATCCCCACGCTAACCCGTTAACGACACCGTCAGGAAAAATTGAGATCTATTCCGCTCAGCTGGCTGATATTGCTGCCAGCTGGGAACTGCCGGAAGGGGATGTTATCGACCCGCTGCCGGTGTATAGCGCTGGCTTTGAGAACGTTGGCGATCCGCTGGCGGAGAAATGGCCGCTGCAGCTGACGGGCTTCCATTACAAAGCGCGGACGCATTCAACCTATGGCAATGTCGACGTTTTGAAATCCGCCTGCCGCCAGGAGATGTGGATCAACCCGTTTGATGCACAGCGGCGCGGGATCGCGAACGGTGATGAGGTCCGTATTTTCAACGATCGCGGAGAAGTGCGCATTAGCGCCAAAGTCACGCCACGCATCATTCCAGGCGTTGTCGCCTTAGGAGAAGGAGCCTGGTATAGCCCCGATGCCAATAAAGTAGACCGAGCTGGCAGCATCAACGTGCTTACCACACAGCGCCCGTCACCGCTGGCAAAAGGCAATCCATCCCACAGTAACCTGGTCCAGGTTGAAAAGGCGTAAGGAGCAGTAAATGACAACCCAATATGGCTTTTATATCGACTCCAGCCGCTGCACCGGCTGCAAAACCTGCGAACTGGCGTGTAAGGATTTTAAGAACCTGACTCCGGAAGTCAGCTATCGCCGCATTTATGAATATGCGGGCGGTAACTGGCAGGAAAACAATGGCGTTTTCCATCAGGATGTTTTTGCTTACTACCTCTCTATTTCCTGTAACCACTGTGAAGATCCGGCCTGCACGAAGGTATGCCCGAGCGGCGCCATGCATAAGCGCGAAGATGGTTTTGTGGTGGTAAACGAAGAGGTTTGTATCGGCTGCCGCTATTGCCACATGGCATGCCCGTACGGTGCGCCTCAGTACAACGAGGCGAAAGGCCACATGACCAAGTGTGACGGCTGCTATGAGCGCGTTGCCGAGGGGAAAAAGCCAATTTGCGTGGAGTCCTGCCCGCTGCGCGCGCTGGATCTGGCTCCCATCGATGAATTACGCCAAAAGTACGGTACTCAGGCCGCGATTGCACCGCTGCCAGCGTCGCACTTTACCCAACCTAATATCGTGATTAAACCTAACGCCAACAGCCGCCCAAGTGGGGATACCAGCGGTTATCTGGCCAACCCGAAGGAGGTGTAAGATGGGAAACGGATGGCATGAATGGCCGCTGATGGTCTTTACGGTGTTAGGCCAGTGCGTCGCCGGTGGATTTATCGTTATGGCATTGGCGCTGTTGTATGGTGTCAAGGACAGGGCTGTTCGCAGGCGCGCCGAATTGCTGATGGTGGTGCTGTGGATCCTGATGGGCATCGGTTTTATCGCCTCAATTCTGCATCTCGGGTCGCCGCTGCGCGCTTTCAACTCCCTGAACCGCCTCGGCAGTTCGGCGTTGAGTAATGAAATTGCCAGCGGATCGGTATTCTTTGCGGCGGGTGGTTTCTGGTGGCTTTTGACCGTACTCGGAAAAATGCCTCCGACGCTCGGTAAAATTTGGGCCGTGGTGACCATGGTTCTGGGCGTGGTATTTGTCTGGATGATGAGCCGGGTTTACCTGATCGACACCGTACCGACCTGGTTTAGCGTCTGGACGCCGCTGAGCTTCTTCCTGACGATGTTTATCGGTGGTCCGCTGCTTGGCTATCTGCTGCTCAGTGCCGCCGGGGTTAGCGGCTGGGGGATGCGTATTTTGCCAGCCGTCTCGCTGCTTGCCCTGCTGATTAGCATGGTCGTTGTGCTGATGCAGGGCATGGAGCTGGCAACGCTGCATAATTCTATTCAGCAGGCGTCTGCGCTGGTGCCAGAGTATGGTTCGCTGATGGCCTGGCGCATGGTTCTGCTAGTGATTGGCCTGGTTGGCTGGATCGTCCCGCAGCTGAAAGGCTCTCGTCCTGGCATCGGCCTGATGGCGCTGGCAATGATATTTGTTGTTGCAGGTGAGCTAATTGGTCGTGGTGTCTTCTACGGGCTGCATATGACTGTTGGTATGGCGATAGCGAGCTAACATTTCATCGCGTTATAAGCGCGCCTGCGGGCGCGCTTTTTAATCCTTTCGCATAAGAAAATTTCACCTGAATATCCATGAAATTTTTCATTGCTCATTTTGGTAAGCTTTCCGCTATATCGCATCAAAAACAGAGAGATACAATTTACGTGACCCCGGTCACTTATTAGCAAGATAAGTTTTTCAAATCGTACCCGCTAAAACCCTCTATACCCCCCATTATTGCTGGATTGACAATCAATTTGCCGGTGGCATGATGCGCACAAATTTCCTGATTTCCTCACGGTTTGATACCCATGACCATCTATACCCGTCCCGTATTGCTACTGCTTTGCGGGCTTTTGCTGCTGACTCTGGCGATGGCGGTTTTAAACACGCTCGTCCCGCTTTGGCTGGCTCACGATAATCTTCCTACCTGGCAGGTCGGGATGGTGGGCTCCGCCTACTTTACCGGCAACCTGGTCGGAACATTGATTACCGGATGGGTGATTAAGCGTCACGGGTTTAACCGCAGCTACTATCTTGCCTCTATTATTTTTGCCGTGGGCTGTGTTGGCCTCGGGCTGATGGTCGGTTTCTGGAGCTGGATGGTCTGGCGGTTTGTGGCCGGCGTGGGCTGCGCCATGATTTGGGTTGTGGTTGAAAGCGCGCTGATGTGCAGCGGGACTTCCCGTAACCGCGGCCGCCTGCTGGCGGCTTATATGACCGTTTACTATATCGGGATGGTTGTCGGCCAGCTGATGGTCAGCAAGCTTTCTACTGAACTGATGAGCGTTCTGCCGTGGGCTACCGCGCTGGTGCTGGCCGCTATCCTTCCATTGTTGTTTACCCATATCGTCAGCGACGGCGATGAGCACCGGGATAACACCCCGGTCTGGCCGATGCTGCGTCTGCGCCAGGCTCGGCTGGGCGTGAACGGCTGCATTATGTCAGGCATCGTACTCGGTTCTCTGTATGGTCTGATGCCGTTGTATTTGAATCATCAGGGCGTGAGTGACTCCGGCATTGGCTTCTGGATGGCGCTGATGATCAGTGCGGGCATTGTAGGCCAGTGGCCGATGGGGCGTCTGGCGGACAAATATGGCCGTCTGCTGGTGCTGCGTGTGCAGGTGTTTGTGGTGATTCTCGGCTGCCTGGCAATGCTCAGCAACGCCGCCATGGGGCCTGCGCTATTCGTACTGGGGGCTTTCGGTTTCACTCTCTACCCGGTGGCGATGGCCTGGGCTTGTGAAAGAATTGAGCGCCATCAGCTGGTGGCGATGAATCAGGCGCTGTTGTTGAGCTACACCATCGGCAGCCTGATTGGGCCGACGGTGACTGCGCTGCTCATGCAAAATTACTCTGATAACGTCTTGTTTATCATGATGGCCGCGGTGTCATTTGTTTACCTGATGATGCTGCTGCGTAAGGCGGGCCATCATCCTGGGCCGGTGGCTCACGCTTAATCAGTGTCTTGGGTCTGTGACTCTCTCACATCAGAAGTATTTGTACTGGTGACTGGTTGAGTCATGTGAGGCTCAACTGAGGAACGAGCGGAAGGCAAATAGACGTGCTCCCACAGAGGGGAGCACGGTGTCGGATCAGTACATTACTTTATGACCGTACTGCTCCAGAATACCTTTCACCCGCTCCATTGTTTCTTTCTTCGGCGGATGTACGCCATCCAGCTTGTATTCTTCGCCCATCGCCACCCACTTGTGTTTGCCCAGCTCGTGATACGGCAGCAGCTCGATTTTTTCAACGTTGCCCATATCACGGGTGAACTCACCCAGGCGATGCGCGGAATCGTCATCGTCAGACCAGCCCGGCACGACTACGTATCGGATCCACACTTTAATGTCTTTTTTCGACAGATATTGAGCAAATTCGAGCGTGCGGTGATTTGAAACGCCCACCAGGTTTTGGTGGATTTCGTCGTTCATCTGCTTGAGATCGAGCATCACCAGGTCGGTGACCTCCAGCAGCTCATCAATCACCGGGTCGTAGCGGCGAACAAAGCCGTTGGTGTCCAGGCAGGTATGGATCCCTTCCTTATGACAGGCGCGGAACCAGTCACGTACAAACTCGGCCTGCAGGATTGCCTCGCCACCGGACGCGGTGACGCCACCGCCGGAGGCATTCATGAAGTGGCGATAGGTGACAACTTCTTTCATCAGATCTTCCACCGTCACTTCTTTGCCACCGTGGGTGTCCCAGGTGTCGCGGTTGTGGCAGTACAGGCAGCGCATCAGGCAGCCCTGGAAGAAGGTGATAAAACGGATACCGGGGCCGTCCACGGTACCACAGGATTCAAAAGAGTGAATTCGTCCGATTGCTGACATTGCGGTGATCTCTCCAGATGTGGCCCGTCCAGGGCCTGTGTCGTGCACAGCTCAAGCCGGCTGTGTTAAGTCTGTTTTGGCAGATACCCAGAGTATAGATAGCTGGCAAAGCAGGCTGAGGGTGGGGAGGTGAGTAAAAA
This Klebsiella michiganensis DNA region includes the following protein-coding sequences:
- a CDS encoding seryl-tRNA synthetase, producing the protein MLDPNLLRTEPDAVAEKLARRGFKLDVDTLRSLEERRKVLQVKTENLQAERNSRSKSIGQAKARGEDIEPLRLQVNQLGEELDAAKNELDSLLAEIRDISLTLPNIPDDCVPLGKDDSENVEVSRWGEPRKFDFEVRDHVTLGELAKGLDFAAAVKLTGSRFVVMQGQVARMHRALSQFMLDLHTEQHGYMENYVPYLVNQDTLYGTGQLPKFGGDLFHTRPLEEEADSSNYALIPTAEVPLTNLVRDEIIDEDSLPLKLTAHTPCFRSEAGSYGRDTRGLIRMHQFDKVEMVQIVRPEDSMDALEEMTGHAEKVLQLLGLPYRKVLLCSGDIGFGARKTYDLEVWLPAQDTYREISSCSNCWDFQARRLQARCRSKADKKTRLVHTLNGSGLAVGRTLVAVLENYQQADGRIQVPEVLRPYMNGLEYIG
- a CDS encoding dimethyl sulfoxide reductase produces the protein MGNGWHEWPLMVFTVLGQCVAGGFIVMALALLYGVKDRAVRRRAELLMVVLWILMGIGFIASILHLGSPLRAFNSLNRLGSSALSNEIASGSVFFAAGGFWWLLTVLGKMPPTLGKIWAVVTMVLGVVFVWMMSRVYLIDTVPTWFSVWTPLSFFLTMFIGGPLLGYLLLSAAGVSGWGMRILPAVSLLALLISMVVVLMQGMELATLHNSIQQASALVPEYGSLMAWRMVLLVIGLVGWIVPQLKGSRPGIGLMALAMIFVVAGELIGRGVFYGLHMTVGMAIAS
- a CDS encoding dimethyl sulfoxide reductase (oxidoreductase, Fe-S subunit; terminal electron transfer protein for the reduction of DMSO) — encoded protein: MTTQYGFYIDSSRCTGCKTCELACKDFKNLTPEVSYRRIYEYAGGNWQENNGVFHQDVFAYYLSISCNHCEDPACTKVCPSGAMHKREDGFVVVNEEVCIGCRYCHMACPYGAPQYNEAKGHMTKCDGCYERVAEGKKPICVESCPLRALDLAPIDELRQKYGTQAAIAPLPASHFTQPNIVIKPNANSRPSGDTSGYLANPKEV
- a CDS encoding dimethyl sulfoxide reductase, producing the protein MTDKTPNAILAAEVSRRKLVQTTAIGGLAAATSAFSLPFSRLAFADHAVNPGGSEKVVWSACTVNCGSRCPLRMHVVDGEIKYVETDNTGDDDYEGLHQVRACLRGRSMRRRVYNADRLKYPMKRVGARGEGKFERISWDEAFNTIANSMQGIIKEYGNEAIYLNYGTGTLGGTMTRSWPPGSTLIARLMNCCGGYLNHYGDYSTAQIAAGLNYTYGGWADGNSPSDIENSKLVVLFGNNPGETRMSGGGVTYYLEQARQKSNARMIIIDPRYTDTGAGREDEWIPIRPGTDGALISALAWVMIDENLVDQAFLDKYCVGYDEKTLPAGAPRNGHYKAYILGQGADSIAKTPEWASKITGIPVDRIIKLAREIGSAKPAFISQGWGPQRHSNGELVSRAIAMLSILTGNVGIHGGNSGAREGSYSLPFVRMPTLENPVQTSISMFMWTDAIERGAEMTATRDGVRGKEKLDVPIKMVWNYAGNCLINQHSQINRTHDILQDDKKCEMIVVIDNHMTSSAKYADILLPDCTASEQMDFCLDASCGNMSYVIFAGQAIKPRFECKTIYEMTTELAKRMGVEQRFTEGRTQEGWMRHLYAQSQEAIPELPSFDEFRQLGMFKKRDPEGHHVAYKAFREDPHANPLTTPSGKIEIYSAQLADIAASWELPEGDVIDPLPVYSAGFENVGDPLAEKWPLQLTGFHYKARTHSTYGNVDVLKSACRQEMWINPFDAQRRGIANGDEVRIFNDRGEVRISAKVTPRIIPGVVALGEGAWYSPDANKVDRAGSINVLTTQRPSPLAKGNPSHSNLVQVEKA